One genomic segment of Paraburkholderia hospita includes these proteins:
- a CDS encoding ABC transporter permease, which yields MRKNGPIALAFHTIVILFVLAPLAIVVLVAFTPDETLTLPTHGFSLRWFRAILDYPDFITAFFNSLKLAFASATLSLVVALPAGLAIGRARFPGRNFLNALLLSPLVIPGLVLGIAMLRFFALIGVTGSFAWLILAHMVVITPFVMRLVLASVSGLDRSIEHAASSLGADAWTTFRRITLPMIVPGITGGWLLAFINSFDELTMSIFVTSPQTVTLPVRMYMYATESIDPMMASVSALVIFITAGAMLLLDRVYGLNRILIGQH from the coding sequence ATGCGCAAGAACGGCCCCATTGCCCTCGCGTTCCACACCATCGTGATCCTTTTCGTGCTCGCGCCACTGGCGATCGTCGTGCTGGTCGCCTTCACGCCCGACGAAACCTTGACGCTGCCCACGCACGGTTTCTCGTTGCGCTGGTTCCGCGCGATTCTCGACTATCCCGACTTCATCACGGCTTTCTTCAACAGCCTGAAACTGGCCTTCGCGTCGGCGACGCTGTCGCTCGTCGTGGCATTGCCGGCGGGCCTGGCGATTGGCCGCGCGCGCTTTCCGGGGCGCAATTTTCTCAATGCGTTGCTGCTGTCGCCGCTGGTGATTCCCGGCCTCGTGCTCGGCATTGCGATGCTGCGCTTCTTCGCGCTGATCGGCGTGACGGGTTCTTTCGCGTGGCTGATTCTTGCGCACATGGTCGTGATCACACCGTTCGTGATGCGCCTCGTGCTTGCGTCGGTGAGCGGGCTGGACCGCAGCATCGAGCACGCGGCGTCGTCGCTCGGCGCCGATGCATGGACCACGTTCCGCCGCATCACGCTGCCGATGATCGTGCCCGGCATCACGGGCGGCTGGCTGCTCGCGTTCATCAACAGCTTCGACGAGTTGACGATGTCGATCTTCGTCACGTCGCCGCAGACGGTCACGTTGCCGGTACGGATGTACATGTACGCCACCGAATCGATCGATCCGATGATGGCTTCCGTTTCCGCGCTCGTCATCTTCATCACGGCGGGCGCGATGCTGCTGCTCGACCGTGTCTACGGTCTCAACCGGATTCTGATTGGCCAGCACTGA
- a CDS encoding glycosyltransferase family 2 protein — protein sequence MMEGVIERRTVDEMNEVHAPRVAVIIATKGRPDAIPNALALLARQTMTPCVVILSATNEADVGEKYPAPFPVMRVFGSAGLPAQRNRALDALPADIDIVVFFDDDYAPCRDWIEQCVRMFESNPAVLGVSGKTVQDGSKGCPLTWDNARRIVTDAERTASAPHALTPCISLYGCNMACRMSAMSGLRFDERLVLYGWLEDKDFSYRLSSRGPIVRCAQMSGVHLGMASGRVSGKRFGYSQVVNPNYLRRKGEMSRSEVARYVARALVMNALKSLRPEPHLDRQGRLIGNLLGLIAIVSGSGDPEQAAKL from the coding sequence ATGATGGAGGGCGTGATCGAACGGCGCACTGTCGACGAGATGAACGAGGTGCATGCGCCACGTGTCGCGGTCATCATCGCGACGAAAGGGCGTCCCGATGCCATACCCAACGCGCTTGCACTTCTCGCACGTCAAACTATGACGCCTTGTGTCGTCATTCTTTCCGCTACGAATGAAGCCGACGTCGGTGAAAAGTACCCGGCGCCATTTCCCGTAATGCGTGTATTCGGATCAGCCGGTTTGCCTGCGCAAAGGAATCGCGCGCTCGATGCGCTCCCGGCCGATATCGACATCGTCGTCTTCTTCGACGACGATTACGCGCCATGCCGCGACTGGATCGAGCAATGCGTGCGGATGTTCGAGTCCAATCCGGCCGTGCTCGGTGTGTCGGGGAAAACAGTGCAGGATGGTTCGAAAGGCTGTCCGCTGACGTGGGATAACGCCCGCCGCATCGTGACCGATGCGGAAAGAACGGCGAGTGCGCCGCATGCGCTGACGCCTTGCATTTCTCTCTATGGCTGCAACATGGCGTGTCGCATGAGCGCAATGAGCGGCTTGCGCTTCGACGAACGGCTCGTGCTGTATGGCTGGCTCGAAGACAAAGACTTTTCGTACCGCCTGTCGAGCCGTGGTCCCATCGTGCGATGCGCGCAAATGAGCGGCGTGCATCTCGGCATGGCATCGGGACGCGTGTCGGGGAAGCGGTTCGGCTATTCGCAAGTCGTGAACCCGAACTATTTGCGGCGCAAGGGCGAGATGTCGCGCAGTGAAGTGGCGCGTTATGTCGCCAGGGCGCTTGTGATGAACGCGCTCAAGTCATTGAGACCCGAGCCGCATCTCGACCGTCAGGGACGCCTGATCGGCAATCTGCTCGGCCTGATCGCCATCGTATCGGGATCGGGCGATCCGGAGCAGGCCGCGAAACTGTAG
- a CDS encoding peroxiredoxin encodes MAIRLGEVAPDFTAETTEGTIRFHEWIGDSWAILFSHPKDFTPVCTTELGYMAGLKPEFDKRNTKIIGLSIDPVSDHQKWVKDIEETQGNAINYPMIGDADLNVAKLYDMIHPEASGGPRTAVDNATVRSVFLIGPDKKVKAMLVYPMSTGRNFDEVLRLLDSLQLNAKHTVATPVNWKPGEDVIIPTSVSDEAATAKYPQGFKTLKPYLRYVQQPK; translated from the coding sequence ATGGCGATTCGACTAGGAGAAGTAGCGCCCGATTTCACGGCGGAAACCACGGAAGGCACGATTCGTTTTCACGAATGGATCGGCGATAGCTGGGCAATCCTGTTCTCGCATCCGAAGGACTTCACACCCGTCTGCACGACGGAACTGGGCTACATGGCGGGACTCAAGCCGGAGTTCGACAAGCGCAATACGAAGATCATCGGACTGAGCATCGACCCTGTAAGCGATCACCAGAAATGGGTGAAGGACATCGAGGAGACGCAGGGCAACGCGATCAATTATCCGATGATCGGCGACGCCGATCTGAACGTCGCGAAGCTCTACGACATGATTCACCCGGAAGCGAGCGGCGGCCCGCGCACGGCCGTCGACAACGCGACGGTGCGTTCGGTGTTCCTGATCGGGCCGGACAAGAAGGTGAAGGCAATGCTCGTCTATCCGATGAGTACGGGCCGGAATTTCGACGAAGTGCTGCGTTTGCTGGACTCGCTGCAACTGAACGCGAAGCACACGGTCGCCACGCCCGTGAACTGGAAACCGGGCGAGGACGTGATCATTCCGACATCCGTTTCCGATGAAGCTGCCACAGCGAAGTATCCGCAGGGCTTCAAGACGTTGAAGCCGTATCTGCGTTACGTGCAGCAACCCAAGTGA
- a CDS encoding extracellular solute-binding protein, with protein sequence MKLSSTVAALAAVFAIGAAAPAWSQTKTIYIGMNGGPMEKAYTSQVLPDFEKANNVKVVVVPGTSSDVLAKLLANRNSPQIHVAFLDDGVMARAVSMGVCQKLDDAPVLKELYPFARMKDDIGAGVQLGMTGIGYNTKLFAEKGWAPPTSWMDFANPKYKGKVVFQSASSSTFGLHGFLAINRLMGGNDQNVEPGFSKWSSTVGPNVVEYIPNSAKLSEMVQTGEAGLFPLTPTAVGDLQDKGIPVGYANPKEGAVLLLVDLCVVKNNADPQLAQKLAQFLLSAPAQSKAAAAGKQIPTNEHATMTPAMQKSLGNLDDLVKKVTVVDWDSINAHRAQWDQRWNRQVEQ encoded by the coding sequence ATGAAGCTGTCAAGCACGGTCGCGGCGCTGGCCGCCGTGTTCGCGATCGGGGCGGCTGCGCCCGCCTGGTCGCAAACCAAAACGATATACATCGGCATGAACGGCGGCCCGATGGAGAAGGCGTACACGAGCCAGGTGCTGCCCGACTTCGAGAAGGCGAACAACGTGAAGGTGGTCGTGGTGCCGGGCACTTCGTCCGATGTGCTGGCGAAGCTGCTCGCCAATCGCAACAGCCCGCAGATTCACGTCGCGTTTCTCGATGACGGCGTGATGGCGCGTGCCGTCAGCATGGGTGTGTGCCAGAAGCTCGACGATGCGCCCGTGCTGAAAGAGCTGTATCCGTTCGCGCGCATGAAGGATGACATCGGCGCGGGCGTGCAGCTCGGCATGACGGGTATCGGCTACAACACGAAACTGTTCGCCGAGAAAGGCTGGGCGCCGCCAACATCGTGGATGGATTTCGCCAATCCGAAGTACAAGGGCAAAGTGGTGTTTCAGTCCGCGTCGAGCAGCACGTTCGGCCTGCACGGCTTTCTCGCGATCAACCGCTTGATGGGCGGCAACGATCAGAACGTCGAGCCCGGTTTCAGCAAATGGTCGAGCACGGTTGGGCCGAATGTCGTCGAGTACATTCCCAATTCGGCGAAGCTCTCGGAGATGGTGCAGACGGGTGAAGCGGGTCTCTTCCCGCTGACGCCGACGGCTGTCGGCGATCTGCAGGACAAGGGCATTCCCGTTGGCTACGCGAATCCGAAAGAAGGCGCGGTGCTGCTGCTGGTCGATCTTTGCGTCGTGAAGAACAACGCCGATCCGCAGCTTGCGCAAAAGCTCGCTCAATTCCTGTTGTCGGCACCGGCTCAATCGAAAGCGGCGGCAGCGGGCAAGCAGATTCCGACCAACGAGCACGCAACGATGACACCCGCGATGCAGAAGAGCCTCGGCAATCTGGACGATCTGGTGAAGAAGGTGACGGTCGTCGATTGGGATTCGATCAATGCGCATCGTGCGCAATGGGATCAGCGCTGGAACCGGCAGGTCGAGCAGTAA
- a CDS encoding ABC transporter permease, with protein sequence MDSTLPATQSANRSAARAPWRAFVPLWLMSAPALILFATLVLVPLAMTLALTFYRFDPASGPIAAFDFHNYVEVLGSSYFHTIFLRTFGIALLTTVLCVAIGTPEAYVLSRMRDPWRSLFLLVILAPLLVSVVVRAFGWSMLLNTNGLVNQAFALFGLGPYKLEYTTFAIVIALVHVMLPFMVIPVWTALQRLDPQTENAALSLMASPATTMRRIVLPQLVPGILSGSLMVFGLSASAFAIPGLLGGRRLKVAATAVYDQFLSSMNWPLGATIAVLLLVANLVVMLTYYRVLERRYTRSMG encoded by the coding sequence ATGGATAGCACATTGCCCGCCACGCAAAGCGCGAACCGAAGCGCGGCGCGCGCGCCGTGGCGCGCCTTCGTGCCGCTCTGGCTGATGAGCGCGCCCGCGTTGATTCTGTTCGCGACGCTCGTGCTCGTGCCGCTCGCGATGACGCTCGCGCTGACGTTCTACCGCTTCGATCCCGCCAGCGGCCCGATCGCGGCATTCGACTTTCACAACTATGTCGAAGTGCTCGGCTCATCGTATTTCCACACGATCTTTCTGCGCACCTTCGGCATTGCCTTGCTGACGACCGTACTGTGCGTCGCGATCGGCACGCCCGAAGCGTATGTGTTGTCGCGCATGCGCGACCCGTGGCGCTCGCTCTTCCTGCTGGTGATTCTCGCGCCGCTGCTGGTGTCGGTGGTGGTGCGCGCATTCGGCTGGAGCATGCTGCTCAACACGAACGGGCTCGTGAATCAGGCGTTCGCGCTGTTCGGCCTCGGACCGTACAAGCTCGAATACACGACCTTTGCCATCGTCATCGCGCTCGTGCACGTGATGCTGCCGTTCATGGTGATTCCCGTGTGGACTGCATTGCAACGGCTCGATCCGCAGACGGAGAACGCGGCGTTGTCGCTAATGGCCTCGCCCGCGACGACGATGCGCCGCATCGTGTTGCCGCAACTCGTGCCCGGCATTCTGTCCGGTAGCCTGATGGTGTTCGGCCTCTCGGCGAGCGCGTTCGCGATTCCCGGCCTGCTCGGCGGACGTCGCCTGAAGGTGGCGGCAACGGCAGTCTACGACCAGTTCCTGAGTTCGATGAACTGGCCGCTCGGCGCGACGATCGCGGTGCTGCTGCTGGTCGCGAACCTGGTGGTGATGCTCACCTACTACCGCGTCCTCGAGCGGCGCTACACGCGCAGCATGGGCTGA
- a CDS encoding (2Fe-2S)-binding protein — MSRSNSQLLRVAEAGRAPVSFFLDGVEVGALTGDTVLTAILMQQRHVRHSEFSGEPRAGFCMIGACQDCWVRCEDGARIRACSTLVKEGMRIVTKGAR, encoded by the coding sequence ATGTCCCGTTCCAACAGCCAGTTGCTGCGCGTGGCCGAAGCCGGACGCGCGCCGGTGTCGTTCTTTCTCGATGGCGTCGAAGTCGGCGCGCTGACGGGCGATACCGTGCTGACGGCAATTTTGATGCAGCAGCGCCACGTGCGTCACAGCGAATTCAGCGGCGAGCCGCGCGCGGGCTTTTGCATGATCGGCGCGTGCCAGGACTGCTGGGTGCGCTGCGAAGACGGCGCGCGGATTCGCGCGTGTTCGACGCTGGTGAAAGAAGGCATGCGGATCGTGACGAAGGGTGCGCGATGA
- a CDS encoding ABC transporter ATP-binding protein, protein MSFLTLTDVSKTFGDLHAVTGINLAVEKGEFVSLLGPSGCGKTTTLQMIAGFIETTRGRITLDGRDITHMKPNRRGLGIVFQSYALFPHMSVAQNVSFGLEMRGIDKGERADRVREALALVRLDALAHRFPRELSGGQRQRVAIARAIVIAPPVLLLDEPMSNLDAKLREDMQFELRSIQRKIGTTTIMVTHDQSEALSISDRVVVMEAGRITQIDTPYRAYERPENLFVSQFIGKANMLAGKVVSRDGDAIGIDLGHDLAETGSMTQLAAQGQAIDVGDAVTLCIRPEKLRLCAPDQGRLAGNVTSRFFLGSQWLYRLDSRVGEMLVCCQNEGNEPFSEGAKVGIDWHSDSLRLIGQERAHG, encoded by the coding sequence ATGTCGTTCCTCACATTGACTGACGTTTCGAAGACGTTCGGCGATCTCCATGCCGTGACGGGCATCAACCTCGCGGTGGAAAAAGGCGAATTCGTTTCGCTGCTCGGCCCGTCGGGTTGCGGCAAGACGACCACGCTGCAGATGATCGCGGGCTTCATCGAAACGACGCGCGGCCGCATCACGCTCGACGGCCGCGACATCACGCATATGAAGCCGAACCGGCGCGGCCTCGGCATCGTCTTTCAAAGCTACGCGCTGTTCCCGCATATGAGCGTCGCGCAGAATGTTAGCTTCGGGCTGGAAATGCGCGGCATCGATAAAGGCGAGCGCGCCGACCGCGTGCGTGAAGCCTTGGCGCTGGTGCGGCTCGATGCGCTCGCGCATCGCTTTCCGCGCGAATTGTCGGGCGGTCAAAGGCAGCGTGTCGCGATTGCGCGCGCGATCGTGATCGCGCCGCCCGTGCTGCTGCTCGACGAGCCGATGTCGAACCTCGATGCGAAGCTGCGCGAGGACATGCAGTTCGAACTGCGCTCGATTCAACGCAAAATCGGCACGACGACGATCATGGTCACGCACGATCAATCCGAAGCGCTGTCGATCAGCGACCGCGTGGTCGTGATGGAAGCGGGGCGCATCACGCAGATCGACACGCCGTATCGCGCGTACGAGCGGCCCGAGAATCTGTTCGTTTCGCAGTTCATCGGCAAGGCGAACATGCTGGCGGGCAAGGTCGTATCGCGCGACGGCGACGCGATCGGTATCGACCTCGGCCACGATCTCGCGGAGACGGGCAGCATGACGCAGCTTGCCGCGCAAGGTCAGGCAATCGACGTCGGCGACGCCGTCACGCTATGCATTCGCCCGGAAAAACTGCGGCTCTGCGCGCCCGACCAGGGGCGTCTCGCGGGCAACGTGACGAGCCGGTTCTTTCTCGGCAGCCAATGGCTTTACCGGCTCGACAGCCGCGTCGGCGAGATGCTCGTGTGCTGCCAGAACGAAGGCAACGAGCCGTTTTCGGAGGGCGCGAAAGTCGGCATCGACTGGCATAGCGATTCGCTGCGCCTGATCGGCCAGGAGCGCGCGCATGGATAG
- a CDS encoding MBL fold metallo-hydrolase: protein MIFRQLFDQQSSTYTYLLADGDTREAVLIDPVFEQTRRDAALLDELGLRLLYTIDTHVHADHVTGAWLLSKRTGSQIAISAASGAEGADRYVSHGDSIAFGARQLRVRATPGHTNGCISLVLDDESMAFTGDCLLIRGTGRTDFQNGNPHALFRAVHEQLFSLPESCLLYPAHDYRGLTVTSVAEERRFNPRLGGELCEDDFAGYMTNLGLAHPRQIDVAVPANMKCGVSASDPSLKPQPEWAPLTYTFAGIWEIHPQWLEEHLQSVQIVDVREPDEFEGPLGRIPEAKLISLGSLAKRTAELGKERPIVTVCRAGGRSAQATVMLRQAGFEDVANLAGGMLRWRAEGRVVENGSL, encoded by the coding sequence CTGATCTTCCGACAACTGTTCGACCAGCAATCGTCTACCTACACCTATCTGCTCGCTGACGGCGACACACGCGAAGCCGTGCTGATCGACCCCGTGTTCGAGCAGACGCGCCGCGATGCCGCTCTGCTCGACGAACTCGGTTTGCGCCTGCTCTATACGATCGACACGCACGTCCATGCGGATCATGTGACGGGCGCGTGGCTGCTGAGCAAGCGCACAGGCAGCCAGATTGCGATATCGGCGGCGAGCGGCGCGGAGGGCGCGGACCGCTATGTCAGCCACGGCGATTCGATTGCGTTCGGCGCACGGCAACTGCGTGTGCGCGCGACGCCTGGTCATACGAATGGCTGCATCAGTCTCGTGCTCGACGACGAATCGATGGCCTTCACGGGCGATTGTCTGCTGATTCGCGGCACAGGTCGCACGGACTTTCAGAACGGCAATCCACATGCGCTGTTTCGCGCGGTGCACGAGCAGCTTTTCTCGTTGCCCGAAAGCTGCCTGCTGTATCCGGCACACGATTATCGCGGCCTCACGGTGACGAGCGTGGCCGAAGAGCGGCGGTTTAATCCACGGCTGGGCGGTGAGCTTTGCGAAGACGATTTCGCGGGCTATATGACGAATCTCGGCCTTGCGCATCCGAGGCAAATCGACGTTGCCGTTCCCGCGAACATGAAATGCGGCGTCTCGGCCAGCGATCCGTCGCTAAAGCCACAACCCGAATGGGCGCCGCTGACCTACACGTTCGCGGGGATTTGGGAGATTCATCCGCAATGGCTCGAAGAACATCTGCAATCGGTGCAGATCGTCGACGTGCGTGAGCCCGACGAATTCGAAGGCCCGCTTGGACGCATTCCCGAAGCGAAGCTGATTTCGCTCGGCAGCCTGGCGAAACGCACGGCGGAACTCGGCAAGGAACGTCCTATTGTCACCGTCTGTCGCGCGGGCGGCCGTTCGGCGCAGGCGACCGTGATGCTTCGCCAGGCAGGGTTCGAGGATGTCGCGAATCTCGCGGGCGGCATGTTGCGCTGGCGCGCTGAAGGCCGGGTCGTCGAGAACGGCAGTCTGTAG
- a CDS encoding FAD/NAD(P)-dependent oxidoreductase, with translation MSSGQQVVIVGAGPAGIRAAQTLVAAGIRPIVLDENARWGGQIYRQPPADAGFSRSKATLYGFESKKADAVHETMRALLPQIDYRPETLVWSCEGRRLDTIRNGREVSVAFTQLIVASGATDRVLPVPGWTLPGVYTLGGAQVALKAQGSAIGRRVVLAGTGPLLYLVAYQYVKAGARIEAVLDTSAWSNQVAAVPKLISQPSTFAKGVYYLAWLKARGVRVERGVTLVGIDGEGGVAGIRFKASHENERIETIACDAVGLGFGLRPETQLADLAGCRFRFDPLNGCWLPERDAAGRSSMPGIYLAGDGAGIAGADAAELAGRRAALALLDDLGIAHPAQADGLDAAMLEHRLQRIAVFRAGIEAAFAPPSQPAKQWPDDMTVCRCEEVDAGTLRRCIRGGEASEINRLKALTRVGMGRCQGRMCGEAAIALLSEETGRPVESVGRLRSQAPIKPIPISPMLFDDDVAAIPEEARDE, from the coding sequence ATGAGTAGCGGGCAACAGGTAGTGATCGTCGGCGCGGGGCCTGCGGGGATTCGCGCGGCGCAGACGCTGGTGGCGGCCGGCATCCGGCCCATCGTGCTCGATGAGAACGCGCGCTGGGGCGGACAGATTTATCGCCAGCCGCCTGCCGATGCGGGCTTCAGCCGTAGCAAGGCGACGCTCTATGGCTTCGAGTCGAAGAAGGCCGATGCCGTGCACGAGACGATGCGCGCGCTTCTGCCGCAGATCGACTATCGGCCGGAAACGCTCGTATGGTCGTGCGAAGGCCGCAGGCTGGACACGATCCGCAATGGCCGCGAGGTGAGCGTGGCGTTCACGCAGTTGATCGTCGCGAGCGGCGCGACGGATCGCGTGTTGCCCGTGCCGGGCTGGACGTTGCCCGGCGTTTATACGCTGGGCGGCGCGCAGGTTGCGCTGAAGGCGCAGGGAAGCGCGATCGGGCGGCGCGTCGTGCTGGCGGGCACGGGGCCGTTGCTGTACCTCGTTGCGTATCAATACGTGAAGGCAGGCGCGCGGATCGAAGCTGTGCTGGACACGAGCGCGTGGTCGAACCAGGTCGCGGCGGTGCCGAAGCTCATCAGTCAGCCATCGACGTTCGCCAAGGGCGTCTATTACCTGGCGTGGCTCAAGGCTCGTGGCGTCAGAGTGGAGCGTGGCGTGACGCTGGTTGGTATCGACGGTGAAGGGGGCGTGGCGGGCATTCGCTTCAAGGCATCGCATGAGAACGAGCGCATCGAAACGATTGCCTGCGATGCAGTCGGCCTCGGCTTCGGCTTGCGCCCGGAAACGCAACTGGCCGATCTCGCCGGATGCCGCTTTCGCTTCGATCCATTGAACGGCTGCTGGTTGCCCGAGCGCGACGCGGCGGGCCGTAGCTCGATGCCGGGCATCTATCTCGCGGGCGATGGCGCGGGCATCGCGGGCGCGGATGCGGCTGAACTCGCGGGCCGACGTGCGGCGCTCGCGCTGCTCGACGATCTCGGCATTGCGCATCCTGCGCAGGCGGATGGCCTCGATGCCGCGATGCTAGAGCATCGCTTGCAGCGCATTGCCGTGTTTCGCGCAGGTATCGAAGCGGCCTTCGCTCCACCCTCGCAACCAGCGAAGCAATGGCCCGACGACATGACCGTCTGCCGCTGCGAAGAAGTCGATGCGGGCACGTTGCGGCGCTGCATTCGCGGCGGCGAAGCAAGCGAGATCAACCGGCTCAAGGCGTTGACGCGCGTCGGCATGGGCCGCTGCCAGGGGCGCATGTGCGGCGAAGCGGCCATTGCGTTGCTGAGCGAGGAAACGGGGCGTCCGGTGGAAAGCGTCGGGCGGTTGCGCAGTCAGGCGCCCATCAAGCCCATTCCCATTTCGCCGATGCTGTTCGACGACGACGTCGCCGCGATTCCCGAGGAGGCACGCGATGAGTGA
- a CDS encoding NAD(P)/FAD-dependent oxidoreductase — MSDAVHYQVVIAGGGLVGSSAALALARRGVRVGLFERRYCGAQASGVNYGGVRCQGRPAEQMPLAMRARRVWDRLPELIGIDGELVVSGHLRLARRDSDFAVLETWAAMAREHGLETELLAGAAFRKRYPWLGEAALGGSLCMSDGHANPRLVSPAFARAAQQAGAVVREQTALTDITHDGTRFQIRAGDERITADWLINTAGAWANTVAGFFNEAVPMKPIYPNMWVTEPLPRFVTHNLGVVGGGVYARQVERGNCVIGGGRGHGDGEYAQPSTQTTRAVMRDACALLPALRDALLIRTWSGVEGETPDSNPVIGASQKVPRLLHAFGFSGGGFLLAPGVGEVLADLVIDGETSTPLDAFAIGRFNRSAIPAVL, encoded by the coding sequence ATGAGTGACGCCGTCCACTATCAGGTCGTGATCGCGGGCGGCGGGCTGGTCGGCTCGTCGGCGGCGCTGGCGCTCGCGCGGCGCGGTGTGCGCGTGGGCCTGTTCGAGCGGCGCTATTGCGGCGCGCAGGCCAGCGGCGTCAACTACGGCGGCGTGCGATGCCAGGGACGCCCCGCCGAACAGATGCCGCTTGCGATGCGCGCACGGCGCGTGTGGGACCGCTTGCCCGAACTGATCGGCATCGACGGAGAACTCGTCGTCTCGGGGCATCTGCGTCTGGCGCGGCGCGACAGCGATTTTGCCGTGCTCGAAACGTGGGCCGCGATGGCGCGTGAACACGGGCTCGAAACCGAGCTGCTGGCAGGCGCGGCGTTCCGCAAGCGCTATCCGTGGCTCGGCGAGGCCGCGCTGGGCGGCTCGCTGTGCATGAGCGACGGTCACGCGAATCCGCGCCTCGTGTCGCCCGCGTTCGCGCGCGCGGCGCAACAGGCGGGCGCCGTGGTGCGCGAGCAAACCGCGCTCACCGATATCACGCACGACGGCACGCGCTTCCAGATTCGCGCGGGCGACGAGCGCATCACGGCCGACTGGCTGATCAACACTGCGGGCGCATGGGCGAACACGGTCGCGGGCTTTTTCAACGAAGCCGTGCCGATGAAGCCGATCTATCCAAACATGTGGGTGACCGAGCCGTTGCCGCGCTTCGTCACGCACAACCTGGGCGTCGTGGGCGGTGGCGTGTACGCGCGCCAGGTCGAACGGGGCAACTGCGTGATCGGTGGCGGGCGCGGACATGGCGACGGCGAATACGCGCAACCTTCGACTCAAACCACGCGCGCCGTGATGCGGGACGCGTGTGCGCTGCTGCCGGCGTTGCGCGACGCGTTGCTGATCCGCACGTGGAGCGGCGTCGAAGGCGAGACGCCTGACAGCAATCCCGTGATCGGCGCGAGCCAGAAGGTGCCGCGCCTGCTGCATGCATTCGGTTTTTCGGGCGGCGGCTTTCTGCTTGCGCCCGGTGTCGGCGAAGTGCTGGCCGACCTCGTGATCGACGGCGAGACTTCGACGCCGCTCGATGCGTTTGCGATCGGCCGCTTCAACCGAAGCGCGATCCCCGCTGTTCTTTAA